Proteins from a single region of Chryseobacterium sp. T16E-39:
- a CDS encoding glycosyltransferase, which yields MKISICLATYNGEKFIFEQIDSILNQIGQHDEIIVSDDGSTDKTLEIIRNINDDRIKILINKGERGYTPNFQNALKEASGDIIFISDQDDVWLPGKYDVMVENLKTNDLVVTNSMVTDEVLNVTNQSFFTIYNSGTGIIKNIVCSTYYGCCMAFTKRILNYSMPFPKNKEVSIDLWIGLVAEVVGKVKFIEKPYLLYRRSDNTVTQLGSLLSRSDRPFHMKIYKRMVTLFAVSKLAVKYKLSKKM from the coding sequence ATGAAAATAAGTATATGTTTGGCTACTTATAATGGCGAAAAATTTATATTTGAACAAATTGATTCGATTTTGAATCAAATCGGACAACATGATGAAATAATTGTTTCTGATGATGGATCTACTGATAAGACATTGGAAATCATTAGAAATATAAACGACGATAGAATAAAAATATTAATTAATAAAGGAGAACGTGGTTATACTCCTAATTTTCAAAATGCATTAAAAGAGGCGAGCGGTGATATTATCTTTATTTCAGATCAGGATGATGTTTGGCTGCCGGGTAAATATGATGTGATGGTCGAAAATTTGAAAACCAATGATCTGGTTGTTACAAATTCAATGGTGACAGATGAGGTTTTGAATGTTACTAATCAATCTTTTTTTACAATATATAACTCGGGTACAGGTATAATAAAAAATATAGTTTGCAGCACATATTATGGGTGCTGTATGGCTTTTACCAAAAGGATTTTAAATTACTCTATGCCATTTCCAAAAAATAAAGAAGTTTCAATAGATTTATGGATAGGGCTGGTAGCAGAAGTTGTAGGTAAAGTAAAATTTATAGAAAAGCCTTATTTACTTTACAGGAGATCAGACAATACCGTTACTCAGCTCGGAAGTTTATTATCCAGAAGTGACAGACCTTTCCATATGAAGATTTATAAAAGGATGGTTACCTTATTCGCAGTATCAAAGCTGGCGGTTAAGTATAAATTATCGAAGAAAATGTAA
- a CDS encoding GH39 family glycosyl hydrolase, with protein sequence MKVIDAFKIKIIPIIILFISLILVKCQRTKDSVIVEIDFSKKVSNVKSMSGFLHYDNIRMLQNDIIALQPKYWRIGWSYKSVDDIEYLRSFGITPILVLSDMYGYPGKKNNKEWSHPLYTDRLKTVINAEYKKFNNKVIYDIWNEPFHQGGFGDFDTEEYYKIFKKAHDMIRSLPAGEQALITGPSFDRYNEKEMEGFLSFCNKNNIRVDILSWHELRDGEYYKDFNKDVERLRKNILPKYPKVGVKKIILNEIINQYSQFSPSEVLQVFKYLENNNIDGACKACWAESDGVFNCNNSMNGLLDKNGKPRSVWWAYKIYNQSTKGTRVKDITNYDQTSVFASYDNKGQYIILNNNSGNRIVNAKVILKNLKAPDTKNKNFNLTVSEIPNTNELPLENMVFNQKQKIVVNKNETTITIPSMNPKTVYYLSISK encoded by the coding sequence ATGAAAGTAATTGATGCCTTTAAAATAAAGATAATCCCTATAATTATCCTTTTTATTTCTTTAATTCTTGTTAAATGTCAAAGGACTAAAGATTCTGTAATTGTAGAGATTGATTTCAGTAAAAAGGTGAGTAATGTAAAATCTATGTCTGGTTTTCTTCACTATGATAATATCAGAATGCTTCAAAATGATATTATTGCTTTGCAACCCAAATATTGGAGAATAGGATGGTCTTATAAATCAGTTGATGATATAGAGTATTTAAGAAGTTTTGGTATTACCCCCATTTTAGTCTTATCTGATATGTATGGTTATCCGGGCAAAAAAAATAATAAAGAATGGTCTCATCCCTTATATACAGACCGACTTAAAACAGTAATCAATGCTGAGTATAAAAAATTCAATAACAAGGTAATCTATGATATATGGAATGAGCCTTTTCATCAAGGGGGATTTGGAGATTTTGATACTGAAGAATATTACAAAATATTTAAAAAGGCTCATGATATGATCAGGTCTTTGCCTGCAGGGGAGCAAGCTTTAATTACAGGACCGTCCTTTGATCGCTATAACGAAAAAGAAATGGAGGGATTCTTAAGTTTTTGTAATAAAAATAATATAAGAGTTGACATACTAAGTTGGCATGAATTGAGGGACGGTGAGTATTATAAAGATTTTAATAAGGATGTGGAAAGATTGAGAAAAAATATTCTTCCTAAATATCCGAAGGTTGGAGTAAAGAAAATTATTCTCAATGAAATAATCAATCAATATTCGCAATTTTCTCCTTCAGAAGTATTGCAGGTATTTAAATATTTGGAAAATAATAATATAGATGGTGCTTGCAAAGCGTGTTGGGCAGAGAGTGATGGAGTTTTTAACTGTAATAATTCAATGAATGGATTATTGGATAAAAACGGAAAACCGAGATCTGTATGGTGGGCATATAAGATCTATAATCAAAGTACTAAAGGGACCAGGGTAAAGGATATCACAAATTATGATCAAACATCTGTATTTGCCTCTTATGATAATAAAGGACAGTATATTATTTTGAATAATAATAGCGGAAACAGAATTGTAAATGCTAAAGTTATATTGAAGAATTTAAAAGCTCCGGATACAAAAAATAAAAATTTTAATTTAACTGTATCTGAAATTCCTAATACCAATGAACTGCCGTTAGAAAATATGGTTTTTAATCAAAAACAAAAGATTGTAGTCAATAAAAA